One genomic window of uncultured Erythrobacter sp. includes the following:
- a CDS encoding fatty acid--CoA ligase, whose amino-acid sequence MANNAHHDFFTFDEILNFWAEKRPDGPAFEQEGRITSYGDLDTLTRRLIGVFQSKGITKGDRIAWLGKNEDSYCIFYLAAARMGAVMVPVGWRLAPPEIAYILNDTGAKLVFAGEEFVETASGVAADLPAKPEVISVSAAHSLAASQEPTVYSPPTADEPILQLYTSGTTGNPKGAVLSNANLLGLRNPGNEAGLEWNFFEADDCMLIAMPCAHIGGTGLINIGIANGIRNLIQAEFTPVGVLEAIENGATHLFIVPAALQMVVQHPRAAETDFSHLKYLMYGAAPMPLELLKQAVKTMPNAGFLQAYGMTETSGTISILPPSDHVLEGNERMRSAGKAVPGAEIEVRGPDNAEVPRGEIGEVCIKSPSNTAGYWKLPEATASTIDDDGWLHTGDAGVMDEDGYVYIQDRIKDMIISGGENVYPAEVENAIFGHPAIAEVAVIGVPSEKWGEEVKACVVCKPGSEIDEGEVIAYTRERIAAFKAPKSVDVIPEMPRNPSGKILRRQLREPYWEGQERQVS is encoded by the coding sequence ATGGCGAACAACGCCCATCACGACTTTTTTACCTTCGACGAAATCCTGAACTTCTGGGCTGAAAAGCGCCCCGACGGCCCGGCATTTGAGCAGGAAGGCCGGATCACCTCTTATGGTGATCTTGATACGCTGACCCGTCGATTGATCGGAGTCTTCCAGTCAAAGGGGATCACCAAGGGTGACCGGATCGCTTGGCTCGGTAAGAATGAAGATAGCTACTGCATCTTCTATCTCGCTGCGGCGCGGATGGGCGCGGTGATGGTGCCAGTCGGTTGGAGGCTCGCTCCGCCGGAGATTGCGTACATCCTCAACGATACCGGCGCAAAGCTGGTGTTTGCAGGTGAGGAATTCGTCGAAACGGCGAGCGGTGTGGCTGCGGACCTTCCCGCCAAACCCGAAGTGATCAGCGTCAGCGCCGCACATTCGCTGGCTGCCTCTCAAGAGCCTACCGTCTATTCCCCGCCGACTGCGGATGAGCCAATCCTGCAGCTCTACACCTCCGGAACGACCGGCAATCCCAAAGGCGCGGTTTTATCCAACGCCAACCTGCTCGGCCTTCGCAACCCGGGCAACGAAGCGGGGTTGGAGTGGAACTTCTTTGAAGCCGATGATTGCATGCTGATCGCCATGCCCTGCGCGCATATTGGTGGCACGGGCTTGATCAACATCGGCATCGCCAACGGCATTCGGAACCTCATCCAGGCCGAGTTTACGCCCGTCGGCGTGCTGGAAGCGATTGAGAACGGTGCGACCCATCTGTTCATCGTTCCGGCTGCCTTGCAGATGGTGGTGCAGCATCCGCGTGCGGCGGAGACCGATTTCAGCCATCTCAAATACCTGATGTACGGGGCTGCGCCGATGCCGCTTGAGTTGCTCAAGCAAGCGGTGAAGACCATGCCCAATGCGGGCTTTCTGCAAGCCTACGGTATGACTGAGACCAGCGGCACGATCTCGATCCTTCCGCCGTCTGATCACGTCCTCGAAGGTAATGAGCGAATGCGCTCGGCAGGCAAAGCCGTGCCGGGGGCAGAGATAGAAGTGCGCGGACCGGATAACGCAGAAGTGCCGCGCGGCGAGATCGGCGAGGTCTGCATTAAGTCACCGTCGAACACGGCAGGCTATTGGAAGCTGCCCGAAGCCACCGCCAGCACCATCGATGACGACGGCTGGCTCCACACCGGTGATGCGGGCGTGATGGATGAGGACGGCTACGTCTACATTCAGGACCGCATTAAGGACATGATCATCTCGGGCGGCGAAAACGTCTATCCGGCGGAAGTCGAGAATGCGATCTTTGGGCACCCGGCAATTGCCGAAGTGGCGGTGATCGGTGTGCCGTCCGAGAAATGGGGCGAAGAAGTAAAAGCCTGCGTGGTCTGCAAACCGGGCTCCGAGATCGATGAAGGCGAAGTGATCGCCTATACGCGTGAACGGATTGCCGCTTTCAAGGCTCCCAAAAGCGTCGATGTGATCCCCGAAATGCCGCGCAACCCGTCAGGCAAGATCCTGCGCCGACAGCTGCGCGAACCCTACTGGGAAGGGCAGGAACGGCAGGTCAGCTAG
- a CDS encoding DUF938 domain-containing protein, with the protein MKKHSPATLRNREAILSVLRHELPEWGTVLEVASGSGEHAVYFAEHMPALAWQPSDPDLEALASIKAYRADYEGVNLREPVALDAREGEWPIGRADAILCINMVHISTWRSTIGLFYAASHVLNGSDAPLILYGPFIEQGVKTAQSNVDFDAGLRARNPEWGIREVETLEKHATFRGFSRTARYEMPANNLMLVYRQTGEAEPVDDIFAHFKE; encoded by the coding sequence GTGAAGAAGCATTCGCCAGCCACACTGCGCAATCGCGAGGCGATCCTTTCGGTCCTGCGGCACGAATTGCCTGAGTGGGGGACGGTTCTGGAGGTCGCGAGCGGGTCGGGCGAGCATGCGGTTTACTTCGCCGAGCATATGCCCGCTCTTGCCTGGCAGCCGAGCGATCCGGATTTGGAGGCTCTGGCGTCGATCAAGGCCTATCGCGCGGACTATGAAGGGGTGAACCTGCGCGAACCGGTCGCGCTTGATGCGCGCGAGGGGGAATGGCCTATAGGGCGCGCCGACGCCATCCTGTGCATCAACATGGTGCATATCAGCACGTGGCGCTCGACAATCGGGCTGTTTTACGCCGCGTCACACGTACTGAACGGTAGCGACGCGCCTTTGATCCTCTACGGTCCGTTTATTGAACAAGGAGTCAAGACGGCGCAATCGAACGTGGATTTCGACGCAGGGCTGAGGGCGCGCAACCCTGAATGGGGCATTCGCGAGGTCGAGACGCTGGAAAAGCACGCGACCTTTCGCGGTTTCAGCCGCACTGCGCGCTATGAAATGCCCGCCAACAACCTGATGCTGGTATATCGGCAGACTGGAGAGGCCGAGCCGGTGGACGACATCTTTGCTCACTTCAAGGAGTAA
- a CDS encoding Entericidin EcnA/B family protein: MIRKKTLMATALAALTLTSAACNTVKGLGEDIKSVGETGEEVISEAPTEGADVQDAR, from the coding sequence ATGATCCGTAAGAAGACACTCATGGCCACAGCGCTCGCCGCACTGACGCTGACCAGCGCCGCCTGCAACACCGTGAAAGGCCTCGGTGAGGACATCAAATCGGTTGGAGAAACCGGCGAAGAAGTGATCAGCGAGGCTCCGACCGAAGGTGCGGACGTTCAGGATGCGCGGTAG
- a CDS encoding DMT family transporter produces MDGSIANPRPMLAIGLRLITAVVFATMGMLVKLGGERGVHLVEMLFWRQIITFALITAGLVLFGKLATLRTNRIKSHAGRAALGGFCMFFVYGAVLLLPLAEATTLSYTAPFFAVVIAVTMFGERVGLYRSAAVLIGFSGVMVIMQPTSMGEEITLFGVFVALAAAAMVAVISFQIQDLNKTESPWSIIFWFTALSTPVFLILMPFFASAHAAETWLIIIAMALCGALAQILLTSSLRFGSAGVILLIDYTSLLWATWYGYSVFDRAPPSTLWLGAPLIIGAGLLIAYRERLLAREKTGSVTDS; encoded by the coding sequence ATGGACGGTTCGATCGCCAATCCTCGCCCCATGCTAGCCATTGGATTGCGATTAATCACTGCGGTGGTCTTCGCGACGATGGGAATGTTGGTGAAGCTGGGCGGAGAGCGCGGCGTTCACCTGGTCGAGATGCTTTTCTGGCGTCAGATCATTACATTTGCTCTGATTACAGCAGGGTTGGTCCTGTTCGGAAAGCTGGCCACCTTGCGTACCAATCGTATCAAGAGCCATGCTGGTCGTGCCGCACTTGGCGGCTTTTGCATGTTCTTCGTCTATGGCGCTGTGCTGTTGCTGCCGCTGGCTGAGGCAACCACGCTGTCATACACAGCACCTTTCTTCGCCGTGGTCATTGCCGTGACGATGTTTGGCGAACGCGTCGGCCTTTATCGTTCGGCAGCGGTCCTGATCGGTTTCTCCGGGGTCATGGTCATAATGCAGCCGACCAGTATGGGGGAAGAGATCACCCTATTCGGCGTTTTCGTGGCTTTGGCCGCTGCAGCCATGGTGGCGGTAATCAGTTTTCAGATTCAGGATCTCAACAAAACCGAAAGCCCCTGGAGCATCATCTTCTGGTTTACCGCGTTGTCGACGCCTGTATTCCTGATCTTGATGCCTTTTTTCGCGAGCGCGCACGCGGCCGAAACGTGGCTCATCATTATTGCAATGGCGCTATGCGGTGCGCTTGCCCAGATCTTGCTCACCAGCTCGCTGCGGTTTGGATCGGCGGGGGTGATCCTGCTGATTGACTACACATCGCTGCTCTGGGCGACATGGTATGGGTACAGCGTATTTGACCGCGCACCGCCCAGCACATTGTGGCTCGGCGCACCGCTCATCATTGGTGCGGGGCTGCTCATCGCATATCGCGAACGTTTGCTCGCACGCGAAAAGACAGGTTCAGTTACTGACAGCTAG
- a CDS encoding alkaline phosphatase family protein codes for MAGDRSSESAAHGEVDPRLEKFDHVVVLMMENRSLDNLLGFLYPDGVTGNPMAGKTFEGVPEDWSNPVPAHAKDQPPDGSGRVFVSKTTDYKQPFPDPGEEYYHVNVQLFNQPNTNGKPTNSPPYNLPPERPLPTPSMDGFVTDYIEKLGEAVSKPKDNPQSFKNYSQIMHCFDPDALPVLATLARDFAVFDHWHCSVPSQTWCNRAFWHAGTSFGRVNNSPFGEWFKHNGAPTIFNQISDSNSHLSWKVYHDTPVVSLTNLIHFHALDRHEFHFHSLDKFFHDCKHGELPSYSFLEPDFIFDHNDYHPSSAGWDLIDGKEDVGAVLLGERLVAKVYNAVKDSMGKPGSNGKEGNTSQNTLLIITFDEHGGCADHVHPLTDIKPPDLGDLEHQEGFDFTRSGMRVPMIMISAHIAPNTVINEPMMHTSFLNTVQAKWGAETSPDKFPPISDRQQSDGMFTDVFTAPEPRPASEWTPVVAPPLPEDAVIERPEEPLHDLQVSIIGGSAEMLKAKGIEPPEFEATNKEEARKYLAEVERRLNEAD; via the coding sequence ATGGCGGGCGATAGATCCAGCGAATCTGCGGCTCATGGCGAAGTAGATCCACGGCTCGAAAAGTTCGATCATGTGGTTGTTCTGATGATGGAAAATCGCTCGCTCGATAACTTGTTGGGCTTTCTGTATCCGGATGGTGTCACAGGAAATCCGATGGCGGGCAAAACGTTCGAAGGCGTTCCCGAAGATTGGTCAAACCCGGTTCCTGCGCATGCCAAGGACCAACCGCCAGACGGGAGTGGCCGGGTCTTCGTTTCCAAGACGACCGATTACAAACAGCCGTTTCCCGATCCGGGTGAGGAATACTATCACGTCAATGTTCAGCTGTTCAATCAGCCGAACACTAACGGGAAGCCGACGAATTCGCCGCCTTACAACCTGCCGCCTGAAAGGCCGCTTCCCACACCTTCAATGGATGGCTTTGTTACCGACTATATCGAAAAGCTTGGCGAGGCCGTGTCGAAGCCCAAGGACAACCCGCAAAGCTTCAAGAACTACAGCCAGATCATGCACTGCTTCGATCCCGATGCCCTGCCGGTCCTCGCCACTTTGGCCCGCGATTTTGCTGTGTTCGATCACTGGCATTGTTCGGTGCCAAGTCAGACCTGGTGCAACCGCGCATTCTGGCATGCGGGCACATCGTTCGGACGGGTCAATAACTCCCCGTTTGGCGAGTGGTTCAAGCACAATGGTGCGCCCACGATCTTCAATCAGATCAGCGATTCAAACAGCCATTTGAGCTGGAAGGTCTATCACGACACTCCCGTCGTCTCGCTGACCAACCTGATCCATTTCCACGCGCTCGACCGGCACGAGTTTCACTTTCACTCGCTCGACAAGTTCTTCCACGATTGCAAGCATGGCGAATTGCCCAGCTATTCCTTCCTGGAGCCCGACTTCATTTTCGATCACAACGATTACCATCCGTCGTCTGCGGGCTGGGATTTGATCGATGGCAAGGAAGATGTCGGCGCGGTCTTGCTCGGAGAAAGGCTGGTCGCAAAGGTCTACAACGCGGTCAAGGATTCCATGGGCAAGCCCGGTTCGAACGGGAAAGAGGGCAATACCTCCCAGAACACGCTGCTGATCATCACATTTGACGAGCATGGTGGCTGCGCTGATCATGTGCACCCGCTCACAGATATCAAGCCGCCCGATCTTGGCGACCTTGAGCATCAGGAAGGTTTCGATTTCACACGCTCTGGGATGCGTGTGCCAATGATCATGATCTCGGCCCATATCGCACCCAACACAGTCATCAACGAACCGATGATGCACACGTCGTTTCTGAATACGGTGCAGGCCAAGTGGGGCGCAGAGACTTCGCCGGATAAGTTCCCCCCGATCAGCGACCGACAACAATCGGATGGAATGTTCACCGATGTGTTTACGGCACCCGAACCGCGCCCGGCCTCAGAATGGACGCCGGTTGTGGCTCCTCCATTGCCGGAGGATGCTGTGATCGAGCGTCCTGAGGAGCCGCTTCACGATCTGCAAGTGTCGATCATCGGCGGGTCGGCGGAAATGCTCAAGGCCAAGGGTATCGAGCCGCCAGAATTCGAGGCGACTAACAAGGAAGAGGCACGAAAATACCTCGCCGAGGTCGAGCGGCGTCTTAACGAAGCCGATTAA
- a CDS encoding CpaF family protein, with product MSAFGKKGGAGGVKGGRPAFGVARPMKGARGSDDAQGGEQFPPLPDEEEAPKPAAPKPAAKQSSGNATADAMDRLAERANAISEANSETGGFEASVHKIKEQVLPRLLERVDPEAAATLSKEELSEEFRPIIMEVLAELKVTLNRREQFALEKVLIDELLGFGPLEELLNDPDVSDIMVNGPDQTYIEKKGKLTIAPIRFRDEQHLFQIAQRIVNQVGRRVDQTTPLADARLKDGSRVNVIVPPLSLRGTAISIRKFSEKPITLDMLKEFGSMSDKMCTALKIAGACRFNIVISGGTGSGKTTMLNALSKMIDPGERVLTIEDAAELRLQQPHWLPLETRPPNLEGQGAITIGDLVKNALRMRPDRIILGEIRGAECFDLLAAMNTGHDGSMCTLHANSPRECLGRMENMILMGDIKIPKEAISRQIAESVDLIVQVKRLRDGSRRTTDITEVIGMEGDVIVTQNLFKFEYLDESEDGKIIGEFRAAGLRPYTLEKARQYGFDQAFLEACL from the coding sequence ATGAGCGCATTTGGCAAAAAAGGCGGAGCAGGCGGCGTAAAGGGTGGCCGGCCCGCTTTCGGTGTTGCACGACCCATGAAGGGTGCGCGCGGATCGGACGATGCGCAGGGTGGTGAACAATTTCCGCCGCTTCCGGATGAAGAAGAGGCTCCCAAGCCAGCAGCACCAAAACCCGCTGCCAAGCAGTCGAGCGGCAATGCGACCGCCGATGCAATGGATCGTCTGGCCGAACGCGCCAACGCGATCAGCGAAGCCAATTCCGAAACCGGCGGTTTCGAAGCCAGCGTCCACAAGATCAAGGAACAGGTGCTTCCGCGCCTGCTCGAACGTGTTGATCCCGAAGCGGCTGCGACACTTTCCAAAGAAGAGCTGTCGGAAGAATTCCGCCCGATCATCATGGAAGTGCTGGCGGAGCTGAAGGTCACGCTGAACCGCCGCGAACAATTCGCGCTTGAAAAGGTCCTGATCGACGAGCTGCTCGGCTTCGGTCCGCTCGAAGAACTGCTGAACGACCCGGACGTGTCCGATATCATGGTCAACGGCCCGGATCAGACCTACATTGAGAAAAAGGGTAAGCTGACCATCGCGCCGATCCGGTTCCGCGACGAACAGCACCTATTCCAGATCGCCCAGCGCATCGTGAACCAGGTCGGCCGCCGCGTCGACCAGACCACGCCGCTTGCCGATGCCCGTTTGAAAGACGGTTCGCGTGTGAACGTCATCGTTCCGCCGCTGTCATTGCGCGGCACCGCAATCTCGATTCGTAAGTTTTCCGAGAAACCGATCACCTTGGACATGCTCAAGGAATTCGGCTCGATGAGCGACAAGATGTGTACCGCGCTGAAAATTGCCGGTGCGTGTCGTTTCAACATCGTGATCTCGGGCGGTACGGGTTCGGGTAAGACTACGATGCTCAACGCCTTGTCGAAAATGATCGACCCGGGTGAGCGCGTGCTGACAATCGAGGACGCCGCCGAACTTCGTCTGCAACAGCCGCACTGGCTCCCGCTGGAAACGCGTCCGCCTAACCTTGAAGGGCAAGGCGCGATTACCATTGGTGACCTCGTGAAGAACGCCCTGCGTATGCGTCCTGACCGGATCATCCTGGGTGAGATTCGTGGCGCGGAATGTTTCGACCTTCTCGCCGCCATGAACACGGGCCACGATGGTTCGATGTGTACGCTCCACGCCAACTCACCGCGTGAGTGTCTGGGTCGTATGGAAAACATGATCCTGATGGGCGACATCAAGATCCCGAAGGAAGCCATTTCGCGCCAGATCGCGGAATCGGTCGACCTGATTGTACAGGTGAAGCGTCTCCGCGATGGTTCGCGCCGGACCACCGACATCACCGAAGTGATCGGGATGGAAGGCGACGTCATCGTCACCCAGAACCTGTTCAAGTTCGAGTATCTCGACGAAAGCGAAGACGGCAAGATCATCGGCGAATTCCGCGCCGCTGGCCTGCGCCCCTATACGCTGGAGAAAGCTCGCCAGTACGGCTTCGATCAGGCGTTTTTGGAAGCCTGCCTCTAA
- a CDS encoding class I SAM-dependent methyltransferase, which translates to MHIIKRRYVDTMQGLGGLGPFADDVDAPRESDPYGWSRWFASLFAIYETDRMITLDLPWWNVAATREIADFLGARGNARVFEYGSGASTVWLAQRCGEIVTVEHDKPWLDKFQRQTKGHDNVSLLYRPIDNGPDAYVKAIDEFDGEFDMIVIDGRHRSSCLKQAESRLKRGGIVVFDDSGRSRYRGAIEGSALKETRHFGRSYCVPYPDYTSLLRHGER; encoded by the coding sequence ATGCACATTATAAAGCGTCGCTACGTTGATACCATGCAAGGACTTGGTGGGCTCGGTCCGTTTGCAGATGACGTAGATGCGCCGCGCGAAAGCGATCCGTACGGCTGGTCGCGCTGGTTCGCTTCGCTGTTCGCGATTTACGAAACCGACCGCATGATCACGCTTGATCTGCCGTGGTGGAATGTTGCCGCGACCCGCGAGATCGCTGACTTTCTCGGGGCACGCGGCAATGCGCGGGTGTTCGAATATGGCTCAGGCGCAAGCACCGTTTGGCTTGCGCAGCGTTGCGGTGAGATCGTGACAGTCGAGCACGACAAACCATGGCTCGACAAGTTCCAGCGTCAGACAAAGGGCCACGACAATGTGTCGCTGCTCTATCGCCCAATCGACAACGGACCCGATGCCTATGTCAAAGCGATCGACGAGTTTGACGGTGAGTTCGACATGATCGTGATCGACGGGCGCCATCGCTCGTCGTGCCTGAAGCAGGCTGAAAGCCGTTTGAAGCGCGGCGGCATTGTCGTGTTCGACGATTCCGGTCGTTCGCGCTACCGCGGTGCGATTGAAGGCAGCGCTCTGAAAGAGACGCGTCATTTTGGCCGCTCTTACTGCGTGCCGTATCCCGATTACACCAGCTTGCTGCGTCATGGAGAGCGGTAA
- a CDS encoding glycosyltransferase family 2 protein, whose amino-acid sequence MSFAGNIDPAQTNVVECSFIIPFFNECESLEILYGEIVEECETLGKSIEMIFIDDGSTDGGEKIVRQLAANDPRISMIRFRRNFGKSAALSAGFREASGDVVFTMDADLQDNPSEIGNFLKAIDEGHDCVTGWKQIRNDPLDKTLPSKLFNGAVNKAFGLEINDHNCGFKAYRREILAELEMYGELHRFVPALLHARGYSVGQIPVQHRARRFGVSKFGAKRLIKGALDLLTVWLTTRYAARPLHLFGGGGLALSALGVAILGYLSVLWVMGLGPIGNRPLLMLGMLLVLFGGQMISVGLVAEIVLKRSITEGDKYSISERSGAIVERELNERVTREIAAQL is encoded by the coding sequence ATGTCTTTCGCAGGCAATATCGATCCGGCCCAAACGAACGTCGTCGAATGCAGCTTTATCATTCCGTTTTTCAATGAGTGCGAAAGCCTTGAAATCCTCTACGGCGAAATCGTTGAAGAGTGCGAAACGCTGGGTAAAAGCATCGAGATGATCTTCATCGACGATGGCAGCACCGATGGCGGCGAGAAGATTGTCCGCCAGCTGGCTGCCAACGATCCGCGCATTTCGATGATCCGCTTCCGCCGCAATTTCGGCAAGTCGGCTGCTTTGTCTGCGGGTTTCCGCGAAGCGTCAGGCGATGTCGTGTTCACCATGGACGCCGACCTTCAGGACAACCCAAGCGAGATCGGCAATTTCCTGAAAGCAATCGACGAAGGCCATGACTGCGTCACCGGCTGGAAGCAGATTCGCAACGATCCGCTCGACAAGACACTGCCGTCGAAACTGTTCAATGGCGCGGTGAACAAGGCGTTTGGCCTTGAGATCAACGACCACAATTGCGGCTTCAAAGCCTATCGCCGCGAAATTCTCGCCGAGCTTGAGATGTATGGCGAGCTGCACCGCTTCGTGCCTGCTTTGCTCCACGCACGCGGCTACAGCGTTGGCCAGATCCCGGTTCAGCACCGCGCGCGCCGTTTTGGCGTGTCGAAATTCGGGGCCAAGCGCCTGATCAAGGGCGCATTGGATCTGCTGACTGTGTGGCTGACCACGCGCTATGCCGCGCGTCCGCTCCATCTGTTTGGCGGCGGCGGATTGGCGCTCTCCGCACTCGGTGTTGCGATCCTCGGCTATCTCAGCGTGCTGTGGGTCATGGGGCTCGGCCCGATCGGCAATCGTCCGCTGCTGATGCTCGGCATGTTGCTGGTGCTGTTTGGCGGTCAGATGATCTCTGTCGGTCTGGTTGCCGAAATCGTGCTCAAGCGCTCAATTACCGAAGGCGACAAATACTCGATTTCCGAGCGCTCTGGCGCGATTGTGGAACGCGAACTCAACGAACGCGTGACGCGGGAAATCGCAGCGCAGTTGTAA
- a CDS encoding DMT family transporter, whose protein sequence is MTRDERSGLAIAVLGFAMLSVGDAVIKSMAGQWPAHAVAALRFCMGALSLSLLLLWSEGPRAFVPTKPWLQVARGTCLALASVCFFSAIYIMPLAEAMAIAFLSPVLTQLFAGLLLGEKVRPAVWLVSVVALAGVAIILRPNLALLGWAALLPLISAVFFALLMVTNRASAGMGSALSMQVFVAGVAAPILVVVASIANFSNVPALEFGWPAWDVVARCAVVAVTASTAHWLAYLGTSKAGAAQVAPAIYVQMIVAIALGWWFFEDRPDLYTLAGAAMIIAAGLYLWRDGLQHTS, encoded by the coding sequence ATGACTCGTGACGAGCGATCTGGACTGGCAATTGCGGTGCTTGGCTTTGCCATGCTGTCGGTTGGCGATGCCGTCATCAAATCAATGGCTGGCCAATGGCCCGCACACGCAGTCGCGGCGCTGCGGTTCTGCATGGGCGCGCTAAGTCTGTCGCTTCTTCTATTGTGGAGCGAGGGTCCACGAGCATTTGTTCCGACCAAACCGTGGCTGCAAGTCGCGCGTGGAACGTGCCTGGCTTTGGCATCCGTCTGTTTTTTCTCGGCAATTTATATCATGCCCCTCGCCGAAGCGATGGCGATAGCGTTCCTCTCACCTGTGCTAACACAATTGTTCGCTGGCCTGTTACTCGGCGAAAAAGTGCGCCCGGCAGTCTGGTTGGTTTCAGTGGTCGCGTTGGCTGGGGTTGCAATCATACTGCGCCCAAATCTAGCTTTGCTGGGTTGGGCAGCCCTCTTGCCGCTCATTTCGGCGGTCTTCTTCGCTTTGCTGATGGTCACGAACCGCGCGAGTGCAGGGATGGGCAGCGCTCTTTCGATGCAGGTCTTCGTCGCCGGGGTCGCGGCACCGATCCTGGTCGTCGTGGCGAGCATAGCGAATTTCTCGAACGTCCCGGCGCTTGAGTTCGGCTGGCCGGCCTGGGACGTGGTTGCGCGCTGCGCTGTGGTTGCTGTTACAGCCAGCACAGCGCATTGGCTGGCCTATCTCGGCACCTCGAAAGCGGGCGCGGCGCAGGTTGCTCCGGCGATCTATGTGCAGATGATTGTCGCGATCGCACTGGGGTGGTGGTTTTTTGAAGATCGACCTGATCTGTACACTCTGGCGGGTGCGGCCATGATCATCGCTGCCGGACTTTACCTATGGCGCGACGGGTTGCAGCACACATCATAA